In a genomic window of Salegentibacter salegens:
- a CDS encoding SRPBCC family protein: MKILKYFFFLLLIVIIAGSIYIATKDGDYQIEETKVITAPVEMVFQEVNEFKNWKNWEPWSAEADDMIIEYGTKTSGDSASYSWKSDSAGDGEIKTISAKPYSKIEQQISFITPYGESTSQAYWEFNEIENGTEVTWGIKGHQSFMEKLAFTFQDESIAEMMRPMFQKGLNNMQSVVLNKMDKYAINVDGVIQHGGGYYMYTTTASKISQVDEKMVPMFAEVSTYMDENGIEKSGNPFVLYNEWNETSGTAIFSVGIFTPSEVITPAESEILTGFIPNQKVLKTTLKGDYKNLKEAWDAAYNYIEENELEVLEDAHNFEVHLTSPDDVANPAKWITHLYIPVK, translated from the coding sequence ATGAAAATATTAAAATACTTTTTCTTCTTACTTCTTATTGTAATTATTGCAGGCTCTATCTATATAGCCACGAAAGATGGCGATTATCAAATTGAAGAAACCAAAGTAATTACCGCTCCGGTAGAAATGGTTTTCCAGGAAGTGAACGAATTTAAAAACTGGAAAAACTGGGAGCCCTGGTCTGCTGAAGCCGATGATATGATTATTGAATATGGAACGAAAACCAGCGGAGATAGTGCTTCTTATTCCTGGAAAAGTGACAGTGCAGGGGATGGAGAAATAAAAACTATTTCAGCAAAACCTTATTCTAAAATAGAGCAGCAAATTAGTTTCATAACTCCTTATGGAGAATCTACAAGCCAGGCTTACTGGGAGTTCAATGAAATTGAAAATGGCACTGAAGTCACCTGGGGTATAAAAGGCCACCAAAGTTTTATGGAAAAACTGGCTTTTACCTTTCAGGACGAAAGTATTGCAGAAATGATGCGCCCAATGTTTCAAAAAGGGCTTAATAATATGCAAAGCGTTGTTTTGAATAAAATGGATAAATACGCCATTAATGTAGACGGAGTTATTCAGCATGGAGGCGGCTATTATATGTACACCACTACCGCCAGCAAAATAAGTCAGGTAGATGAGAAAATGGTACCTATGTTTGCAGAGGTTTCAACTTATATGGATGAGAACGGAATTGAGAAAAGTGGAAACCCTTTTGTACTTTACAATGAATGGAACGAAACTTCTGGAACAGCAATTTTTTCTGTAGGGATATTTACACCGAGCGAGGTAATTACTCCCGCTGAAAGTGAGATTTTAACCGGGTTTATCCCCAATCAAAAAGTGTTAAAAACTACTTTAAAGGGAGATTATAAAAACCTAAAAGAGGCCTGGGATGCTGCTTATAATTACATTGAAGAAAACGAACTTGAAGTTCTAGAAGATGCTCATAATTTTGAAGTTCACTTAACGTCTCCAGACGATGTTGCAAATCCTGCAAAATGGATCACACACCTTTACATTCCGGTTAAATAA
- a CDS encoding IS91 family transposase gives MRPQHKVADILEMEQLQLKSLSLTSWHYRALQAIRRCRTEAMGGHIDKCDCCHELHISYNSCRNRHCPTCQGHKREEWIRARENELLNVPYFHLVFTLPSEFNSYALSHGKIVYGSLFRAAWQTLQQFGENPKHLGGRMGMIAVLHTWGQNMSLHPHLHCIVPGGGLNKSGTWKKAKNNGKYLFNVKSMSQVFRAKYIAELRKSELKIPQKVYDKVFSKKWVVYAKQPFRSPKYVIEYLGRYTHKIAISNHRITDVDRKNRKVTFTAKDYRRAGKKVNLTLSGQEFIRRFALHILPKGFTRIRHYGILSSSWKKEKLPKLQAELATVKMEPVRTIQPLLHRRCSTCKKGRLHTILLFDARGPPANWRVLLKDKKLNRSN, from the coding sequence ATGCGGCCCCAACATAAGGTAGCTGACATTTTAGAGATGGAACAGCTACAGCTCAAAAGCTTGAGCCTAACCTCATGGCATTACCGTGCATTGCAGGCCATAAGGAGGTGCCGAACAGAAGCTATGGGCGGACACATTGATAAATGCGATTGTTGCCACGAGCTGCACATCAGTTACAACAGTTGCAGGAACAGGCATTGTCCAACATGCCAGGGGCACAAACGTGAAGAATGGATTAGGGCAAGGGAAAACGAACTCTTGAACGTTCCCTATTTTCATTTGGTGTTTACCCTTCCAAGTGAATTTAACAGCTATGCCTTGAGCCACGGCAAAATAGTGTACGGCAGTTTGTTCAGGGCCGCCTGGCAGACCTTGCAGCAATTTGGGGAAAACCCCAAACACTTGGGTGGCAGAATGGGCATGATTGCGGTGCTCCATACTTGGGGCCAGAATATGAGTTTGCATCCTCACTTACATTGCATTGTACCAGGAGGTGGTTTGAACAAATCAGGAACATGGAAAAAAGCAAAGAACAATGGAAAATACTTGTTTAATGTAAAATCCATGAGCCAAGTGTTTAGGGCAAAATATATAGCTGAGCTAAGAAAGAGTGAGTTGAAAATTCCTCAAAAAGTTTACGATAAGGTATTCAGTAAAAAGTGGGTGGTATATGCCAAACAACCTTTTAGAAGTCCAAAATATGTCATTGAATACCTGGGCAGATATACCCATAAAATAGCCATTAGCAATCATCGGATTACGGATGTAGATCGCAAAAACAGAAAGGTGACTTTTACTGCAAAAGATTATCGTCGTGCAGGAAAGAAAGTCAACTTAACCTTATCGGGCCAAGAGTTTATCAGGCGGTTTGCCCTGCATATTTTACCCAAGGGATTTACTCGAATACGACATTATGGTATTTTGAGTAGCAGTTGGAAAAAGGAGAAGTTGCCAAAACTACAAGCTGAACTGGCTACGGTAAAGATGGAACCTGTCAGAACCATCCAGCCACTTTTGCACCGCAGATGTTCTACCTGTAAAAAAGGAAGACTGCATACCATTCTGTTGTTTGATGCACGTGGGCCTCCCGCAAATTGGAGAGTTCTATTAAAAGATAAAAAATTAAATAGGAGCAACTAA
- the crcB gene encoding fluoride efflux transporter CrcB — MFKQLLLIFLGGGLGSVLRYLISKSLNFETEFIPIGTFTVNILGSLLLGLILGIAARSEIFNSNTVLFLAVGFCGGFTTFSSFAFENQALLRTGDYLNFFFYTFGSIILGILAVFLGLFLSKLT, encoded by the coding sequence ATGTTCAAACAACTATTATTGATTTTTTTAGGCGGCGGTCTTGGTAGTGTTTTGCGCTATCTAATCAGTAAAAGTTTAAATTTTGAAACCGAATTTATTCCCATTGGGACTTTTACGGTAAATATTTTGGGAAGTTTACTGTTAGGATTAATTCTAGGAATCGCTGCCCGGTCTGAAATTTTTAACTCTAATACCGTATTATTTCTAGCCGTTGGCTTTTGTGGTGGCTTTACAACCTTTTCCAGCTTTGCCTTTGAAAATCAAGCACTTTTACGCACCGGTGATTACCTAAATTTCTTCTTTTACACCTTCGGAAGCATAATTCTAGGAATCTTGGCTGTCTTTTTAGGTCTTTTTCTCTCTAAATTGACCTAA